The following DNA comes from Simkania negevensis Z.
GTTTCGAAAATCAAGAAAAATTGAAAGAGATCTTTTCCTCTCGGCACACGGTTGAAGAAAAATACACCAAAGTTATCGAGTTGGGACGCTCACTCAAGCCCTATCCCAAAGAAGATCAAACTCCAGATCGCCTGGTTAAAGGGTGTCAAAGTCAGCTTTATCTGAAAAGCACTTTCAATGAGGGAAAGATGCATTTCTTAGCTACATCAGATGCACTTATCTCTGCGGGACTTGCAGCCTTGCTACTTATGATTTATGACGGAGAGCCTCCAGAAGCTCTTTTGAAGTGCCCTCCAACTGCCCTAAAACATCTTGAAATCACAAGCTACCTTTCACCAAGCCGAGCCAATGGGTTAAGGAGCCTTTTCCTCAAGATGCAACAAGATGCCATTACAGCTTTGCATAAGTCTGATATGGATCACCACGCTTCAAATACCAAGAATTGATTTCACTGTCTTTATAATAAAGCGCTTCTTCAACTTGTTGATGAAAAAATGGATCAGTCTTTTCGTTCTTCTGAAAAGCTTCTTGCCAATCCTCGGTTCCCTTGCGCCCAATCACCCATTTCAAGAAGCTCTCTTTTGCATGCGAGACAAATATTTATTTAAAGAAATTTATTGATGGGATAGAATCTTTCGCTATGAGCGAACAGTGCATCAATCGATCTCTCTTACTGCATAGGGACAATCTCAACCAGTTTGCCTTATGGGACAACACATTCTTAAATAGAGAAGTCAAAAACCAAGAACATTTGGCAACTTTCTATGACACTTTAGCTAAAATTGCTTGGTTTGGTTTCATGGTTTTTTCTGCTCTTTTTACGATGGTTTTTGGGCAGCTCAATGCCTATGCTCTTCTACCCGCTCTCTATGCATTAATACATTTTTATCAGCCTTATATGGAATTCACCTATCATGCATGGAAGGCTCGAGCA
Coding sequences within:
- a CDS encoding SufE family protein, coding for MEFKSCFENQEKLKEIFSSRHTVEEKYTKVIELGRSLKPYPKEDQTPDRLVKGCQSQLYLKSTFNEGKMHFLATSDALISAGLAALLLMIYDGEPPEALLKCPPTALKHLEITSYLSPSRANGLRSLFLKMQQDAITALHKSDMDHHASNTKN